Proteins co-encoded in one Halorussus vallis genomic window:
- a CDS encoding XkdF-like putative serine protease domain-containing protein: MPPVNKSDKSTLRKDVDFVAKDDQEQIATGIVMVPWAVDLQGDWERPETIAQFAEQFENFEAVGEAGGGVMHAVFPDEHASLERNEVLDEATDIGGTTAPEGAWVQSWKFEDEELWSLVDDGILEGYSIGAINVSWDGPMEQDELPDEVSLPDDAPEDALVWELVDGIIREVSAVDIPAVPDAQILETKADAEKRLADHLGNRDGFIEEAQQRGHSDDEAERLWEYLNRAVDVEGAGEPGSKGLLASAGKAFLRVLSGTDDDKAVSEAPDRGREKDAGGFEADIFRVVAPEDKAENYEDEVLGIGVDFPNSDVYVDWRNEVFPDELDEPHVSIYGSTSDLEQATGNTTEQMDTLNAKAAKTLFGASGLQVDPIDKEGRTLSTANRHRLYATIDASLDVLQDAGVDHGMTRFTDREDTTFDLSEHSARTWADDGDEDEDDENEDEEVENDKNAAGGDTPDDESGTETADDMTNENDTEPPSGPRNSRNSSPNSPSASTTSPTPTATRARRMPATTSTRWRTRPSGRSP, from the coding sequence ATGCCCCCCGTGAATAAGTCCGACAAGTCGACCCTCCGGAAGGACGTCGACTTCGTCGCGAAGGACGACCAGGAGCAGATCGCCACCGGAATCGTGATGGTGCCCTGGGCGGTCGACCTCCAGGGCGACTGGGAGCGACCGGAGACGATCGCCCAGTTCGCCGAGCAGTTCGAGAACTTCGAGGCGGTCGGCGAAGCCGGCGGCGGCGTCATGCACGCCGTGTTCCCCGACGAACACGCCTCGCTCGAACGCAACGAGGTCCTCGACGAAGCCACGGACATCGGTGGCACGACCGCCCCCGAAGGTGCGTGGGTTCAGAGTTGGAAGTTCGAGGACGAGGAGCTCTGGAGCCTCGTCGACGACGGCATCCTCGAAGGCTACTCGATCGGCGCCATCAACGTCTCGTGGGATGGCCCGATGGAGCAGGACGAACTCCCCGACGAGGTCTCCCTCCCTGACGACGCTCCCGAGGACGCCCTCGTATGGGAGCTCGTCGACGGCATCATCCGCGAGGTCTCGGCCGTCGACATCCCGGCGGTACCAGACGCTCAGATTCTGGAGACGAAGGCCGACGCCGAGAAGCGACTCGCCGACCACCTCGGCAACCGCGACGGCTTCATCGAGGAAGCCCAGCAGCGCGGTCACTCCGATGACGAGGCCGAGCGCCTCTGGGAGTACCTCAACCGCGCGGTCGACGTCGAGGGCGCGGGCGAGCCCGGCTCGAAGGGCCTGCTCGCGTCTGCAGGAAAGGCGTTCCTCAGAGTACTCTCCGGGACCGATGACGACAAGGCGGTGTCCGAGGCCCCGGACCGCGGTCGCGAGAAAGACGCGGGCGGCTTCGAGGCGGACATCTTCCGCGTTGTCGCCCCAGAGGACAAGGCCGAGAACTACGAGGACGAGGTCCTCGGAATCGGGGTCGACTTCCCGAACAGCGACGTGTACGTCGACTGGCGAAACGAGGTGTTCCCGGACGAGCTGGACGAGCCGCACGTCAGCATCTACGGGAGTACCAGTGACCTCGAACAGGCGACCGGCAACACCACTGAGCAGATGGACACGCTGAACGCGAAGGCAGCGAAGACGCTGTTCGGCGCATCCGGCCTGCAGGTGGACCCGATCGACAAGGAGGGCCGCACGCTCTCGACGGCGAACCGCCACCGCCTGTATGCCACCATCGACGCCAGTCTGGATGTCCTCCAGGACGCCGGCGTCGACCACGGCATGACACGATTCACCGATCGCGAGGACACGACCTTCGATCTCTCCGAGCACAGCGCCCGGACGTGGGCCGACGACGGCGACGAAGACGAGGACGACGAGAACGAGGACGAGGAGGTAGAGAACGACAAGAACGCCGCCGGCGGCGACACGCCGGACGACGAGAGCGGCACGGAGACCGCTGACGACATGACCAACGAGAACGACACCGAGCCCCCGAGTGGGCCAAGGAACTCCAGGAACAGCTCACCGAACAGTCCAAGCGCATCGACGACCTCGCCGACACCGACGGCGACGAGGGCGAGAAGGATGCCAGCGACGACGTCGACCCGATGGAGGACGCGCCCGAGTGGGCGAAGTCCCTAA